One genomic window of Myxocyprinus asiaticus isolate MX2 ecotype Aquarium Trade chromosome 5, UBuf_Myxa_2, whole genome shotgun sequence includes the following:
- the zgc:110269 gene encoding probable flap endonuclease 1 homolog isoform X1 has translation MGIAKLAKLIRSDAPTSVRNKEIGDYSVCFCAPGKIIALDTSIVLNQFRSAVPGHLKLSPLTGLFFRTLTFLEHDIKPVFVFDGRPPNEKRAVLEKRAQSTGWSSSPSSNTVSSFTQDCQRLLVLMGVPCIRAPGEAEALCAHLVKSGAVNAVASEDMDTLAFGGTVLLRQLNSKKDSEVSEYSLPKLLEALQLTHKEFVDLCILLGCDYCDKIRGLGPSRALKLIKEHHTIEGVMEHVNRKTHPIPSNWDYKAARKLFFEKPQIDAPVLAWNEPDEEGLVQFLCQEKPLKEIKVRGRIQKFRESLLKRRKQREVDDKMGPTRQSRLEEFFPAARRRKAESTVVGRSGGTKRLKTK, from the exons ATGGGGATCGCAAAGTTGGCAAAATTAATTCGTTCTGATGCGCCAACGTCTGTGCGCAACAAAGAGATCGGCGATTATTCTG TATGTTTTTGTGCTCCAGGGAAGATTATCGCACTGGATACGTCTATTGTGTTGAATCAGTTTCGCTCAGCTGTCCCCGGCCATCTGAAGCTAAG CCCTCTCACAGGCCTGTTTTTCCGCACTCTTACTTTCCTGGAGCATGACATTAAACCTGTCTTTGTATTTGATGGCAGGCCTCCCAATGAAAAGAGAGCTGTG CTGGAGAAAAGAGCTCAAAGCACAGGCTGGAGCAGCTCACCGAGTTCAAACACAG TGTCCTCCTTTACACAAGACTGCCAACGTCTTCTAGTGCTCATGGGTGTACCTTGTATCAGG GCTCCAGGTGAAGCAGAGGCACTCTGTGCCCACTTGGTTAAAAGTGGCGCAGTTAATGCTGTAGCCTCAGAGGACATGGACACACTAGCGTTTGGGGGAACTGTTCTTCTACGCCAGCTTAATTCAAAGAAAGACAG TGAGGTGTCAGAGTACTCCTTGCCAAAACTATTGGAAGCTTTACAGCTGACACATAAAGAG TTTGTTGACCTATGTATCTTATTGGGCTGTGACTACTGTGATAAGATTCGGGGCCTCGGGCCAAGTCGAGCACTAAAGCTTATAAAGGAGCATCATACAATAGAGGGTGTGATGGAACACGTCAACAGAAAG acacaccctaTCCCTTCTAACTGGGATTACAAGGCTGCCCGCAAGCTGTTTTTTGAAAAGCCACAAATTGATGCCCCTGTACTGGCTTGGAATGAGCCTGATGAAGAGGGCCTGGTGCAGTTCCTATGCCAGGAGAAACCTTTGAA ggAAATAAAAGTGCGGGGACGCATTCAGAAGTTTCGTGAGTCTCTCTTAAAGAGAAGGAAACAGAGGGAGGTGGATGACAAGATGGGGCCAACTAGACAGTCACGTCTTGAGGAATTTTTCCCTGCAGCACGGAGGAGAAAG GCAGAGTCTACAGTTGTTGGAAGATCTGGTGGCACAAAACGATTAAAGACTAAATAA
- the zgc:110269 gene encoding probable flap endonuclease 1 homolog isoform X2, which produces MGIAKLAKLIRSDAPTSVRNKEIGDYSGKIIALDTSIVLNQFRSAVPGHLKLSPLTGLFFRTLTFLEHDIKPVFVFDGRPPNEKRAVLEKRAQSTGWSSSPSSNTVSSFTQDCQRLLVLMGVPCIRAPGEAEALCAHLVKSGAVNAVASEDMDTLAFGGTVLLRQLNSKKDSEVSEYSLPKLLEALQLTHKEFVDLCILLGCDYCDKIRGLGPSRALKLIKEHHTIEGVMEHVNRKTHPIPSNWDYKAARKLFFEKPQIDAPVLAWNEPDEEGLVQFLCQEKPLKEIKVRGRIQKFRESLLKRRKQREVDDKMGPTRQSRLEEFFPAARRRKAESTVVGRSGGTKRLKTK; this is translated from the exons ATGGGGATCGCAAAGTTGGCAAAATTAATTCGTTCTGATGCGCCAACGTCTGTGCGCAACAAAGAGATCGGCGATTATTCTG GGAAGATTATCGCACTGGATACGTCTATTGTGTTGAATCAGTTTCGCTCAGCTGTCCCCGGCCATCTGAAGCTAAG CCCTCTCACAGGCCTGTTTTTCCGCACTCTTACTTTCCTGGAGCATGACATTAAACCTGTCTTTGTATTTGATGGCAGGCCTCCCAATGAAAAGAGAGCTGTG CTGGAGAAAAGAGCTCAAAGCACAGGCTGGAGCAGCTCACCGAGTTCAAACACAG TGTCCTCCTTTACACAAGACTGCCAACGTCTTCTAGTGCTCATGGGTGTACCTTGTATCAGG GCTCCAGGTGAAGCAGAGGCACTCTGTGCCCACTTGGTTAAAAGTGGCGCAGTTAATGCTGTAGCCTCAGAGGACATGGACACACTAGCGTTTGGGGGAACTGTTCTTCTACGCCAGCTTAATTCAAAGAAAGACAG TGAGGTGTCAGAGTACTCCTTGCCAAAACTATTGGAAGCTTTACAGCTGACACATAAAGAG TTTGTTGACCTATGTATCTTATTGGGCTGTGACTACTGTGATAAGATTCGGGGCCTCGGGCCAAGTCGAGCACTAAAGCTTATAAAGGAGCATCATACAATAGAGGGTGTGATGGAACACGTCAACAGAAAG acacaccctaTCCCTTCTAACTGGGATTACAAGGCTGCCCGCAAGCTGTTTTTTGAAAAGCCACAAATTGATGCCCCTGTACTGGCTTGGAATGAGCCTGATGAAGAGGGCCTGGTGCAGTTCCTATGCCAGGAGAAACCTTTGAA ggAAATAAAAGTGCGGGGACGCATTCAGAAGTTTCGTGAGTCTCTCTTAAAGAGAAGGAAACAGAGGGAGGTGGATGACAAGATGGGGCCAACTAGACAGTCACGTCTTGAGGAATTTTTCCCTGCAGCACGGAGGAGAAAG GCAGAGTCTACAGTTGTTGGAAGATCTGGTGGCACAAAACGATTAAAGACTAAATAA
- the zgc:110269 gene encoding probable flap endonuclease 1 homolog isoform X5, with protein MFLCSREDYRTGYVYCVESVSLSCPRPSEAKLEKRAQSTGWSSSPSSNTVSSFTQDCQRLLVLMGVPCIRAPGEAEALCAHLVKSGAVNAVASEDMDTLAFGGTVLLRQLNSKKDSEVSEYSLPKLLEALQLTHKEFVDLCILLGCDYCDKIRGLGPSRALKLIKEHHTIEGVMEHVNRKTHPIPSNWDYKAARKLFFEKPQIDAPVLAWNEPDEEGLVQFLCQEKPLKEIKVRGRIQKFRESLLKRRKQREVDDKMGPTRQSRLEEFFPAARRRKAESTVVGRSGGTKRLKTK; from the exons ATGTTTTTGTGCTCCAGGGAAGATTATCGCACTGGATACGTCTATTGTGTTGAATCAGTTTCGCTCAGCTGTCCCCGGCCATCTGAAGCTAAG CTGGAGAAAAGAGCTCAAAGCACAGGCTGGAGCAGCTCACCGAGTTCAAACACAG TGTCCTCCTTTACACAAGACTGCCAACGTCTTCTAGTGCTCATGGGTGTACCTTGTATCAGG GCTCCAGGTGAAGCAGAGGCACTCTGTGCCCACTTGGTTAAAAGTGGCGCAGTTAATGCTGTAGCCTCAGAGGACATGGACACACTAGCGTTTGGGGGAACTGTTCTTCTACGCCAGCTTAATTCAAAGAAAGACAG TGAGGTGTCAGAGTACTCCTTGCCAAAACTATTGGAAGCTTTACAGCTGACACATAAAGAG TTTGTTGACCTATGTATCTTATTGGGCTGTGACTACTGTGATAAGATTCGGGGCCTCGGGCCAAGTCGAGCACTAAAGCTTATAAAGGAGCATCATACAATAGAGGGTGTGATGGAACACGTCAACAGAAAG acacaccctaTCCCTTCTAACTGGGATTACAAGGCTGCCCGCAAGCTGTTTTTTGAAAAGCCACAAATTGATGCCCCTGTACTGGCTTGGAATGAGCCTGATGAAGAGGGCCTGGTGCAGTTCCTATGCCAGGAGAAACCTTTGAA ggAAATAAAAGTGCGGGGACGCATTCAGAAGTTTCGTGAGTCTCTCTTAAAGAGAAGGAAACAGAGGGAGGTGGATGACAAGATGGGGCCAACTAGACAGTCACGTCTTGAGGAATTTTTCCCTGCAGCACGGAGGAGAAAG GCAGAGTCTACAGTTGTTGGAAGATCTGGTGGCACAAAACGATTAAAGACTAAATAA
- the zgc:110269 gene encoding probable flap endonuclease 1 homolog isoform X3, producing MGIAKLAKLIRSDAPTSVRNKEIGDYSVCFCAPGKIIALDTSIVLNQFRSAVPGHLKLRPPNEKRAVLEKRAQSTGWSSSPSSNTVSSFTQDCQRLLVLMGVPCIRAPGEAEALCAHLVKSGAVNAVASEDMDTLAFGGTVLLRQLNSKKDSEVSEYSLPKLLEALQLTHKEFVDLCILLGCDYCDKIRGLGPSRALKLIKEHHTIEGVMEHVNRKTHPIPSNWDYKAARKLFFEKPQIDAPVLAWNEPDEEGLVQFLCQEKPLKEIKVRGRIQKFRESLLKRRKQREVDDKMGPTRQSRLEEFFPAARRRKAESTVVGRSGGTKRLKTK from the exons ATGGGGATCGCAAAGTTGGCAAAATTAATTCGTTCTGATGCGCCAACGTCTGTGCGCAACAAAGAGATCGGCGATTATTCTG TATGTTTTTGTGCTCCAGGGAAGATTATCGCACTGGATACGTCTATTGTGTTGAATCAGTTTCGCTCAGCTGTCCCCGGCCATCTGAAGCTAAG GCCTCCCAATGAAAAGAGAGCTGTG CTGGAGAAAAGAGCTCAAAGCACAGGCTGGAGCAGCTCACCGAGTTCAAACACAG TGTCCTCCTTTACACAAGACTGCCAACGTCTTCTAGTGCTCATGGGTGTACCTTGTATCAGG GCTCCAGGTGAAGCAGAGGCACTCTGTGCCCACTTGGTTAAAAGTGGCGCAGTTAATGCTGTAGCCTCAGAGGACATGGACACACTAGCGTTTGGGGGAACTGTTCTTCTACGCCAGCTTAATTCAAAGAAAGACAG TGAGGTGTCAGAGTACTCCTTGCCAAAACTATTGGAAGCTTTACAGCTGACACATAAAGAG TTTGTTGACCTATGTATCTTATTGGGCTGTGACTACTGTGATAAGATTCGGGGCCTCGGGCCAAGTCGAGCACTAAAGCTTATAAAGGAGCATCATACAATAGAGGGTGTGATGGAACACGTCAACAGAAAG acacaccctaTCCCTTCTAACTGGGATTACAAGGCTGCCCGCAAGCTGTTTTTTGAAAAGCCACAAATTGATGCCCCTGTACTGGCTTGGAATGAGCCTGATGAAGAGGGCCTGGTGCAGTTCCTATGCCAGGAGAAACCTTTGAA ggAAATAAAAGTGCGGGGACGCATTCAGAAGTTTCGTGAGTCTCTCTTAAAGAGAAGGAAACAGAGGGAGGTGGATGACAAGATGGGGCCAACTAGACAGTCACGTCTTGAGGAATTTTTCCCTGCAGCACGGAGGAGAAAG GCAGAGTCTACAGTTGTTGGAAGATCTGGTGGCACAAAACGATTAAAGACTAAATAA
- the zgc:110269 gene encoding probable flap endonuclease 1 homolog isoform X4, protein MGIAKLAKLIRSDAPTSVRNKEIGDYSGKIIALDTSIVLNQFRSAVPGHLKLRPPNEKRAVLEKRAQSTGWSSSPSSNTVSSFTQDCQRLLVLMGVPCIRAPGEAEALCAHLVKSGAVNAVASEDMDTLAFGGTVLLRQLNSKKDSEVSEYSLPKLLEALQLTHKEFVDLCILLGCDYCDKIRGLGPSRALKLIKEHHTIEGVMEHVNRKTHPIPSNWDYKAARKLFFEKPQIDAPVLAWNEPDEEGLVQFLCQEKPLKEIKVRGRIQKFRESLLKRRKQREVDDKMGPTRQSRLEEFFPAARRRKAESTVVGRSGGTKRLKTK, encoded by the exons ATGGGGATCGCAAAGTTGGCAAAATTAATTCGTTCTGATGCGCCAACGTCTGTGCGCAACAAAGAGATCGGCGATTATTCTG GGAAGATTATCGCACTGGATACGTCTATTGTGTTGAATCAGTTTCGCTCAGCTGTCCCCGGCCATCTGAAGCTAAG GCCTCCCAATGAAAAGAGAGCTGTG CTGGAGAAAAGAGCTCAAAGCACAGGCTGGAGCAGCTCACCGAGTTCAAACACAG TGTCCTCCTTTACACAAGACTGCCAACGTCTTCTAGTGCTCATGGGTGTACCTTGTATCAGG GCTCCAGGTGAAGCAGAGGCACTCTGTGCCCACTTGGTTAAAAGTGGCGCAGTTAATGCTGTAGCCTCAGAGGACATGGACACACTAGCGTTTGGGGGAACTGTTCTTCTACGCCAGCTTAATTCAAAGAAAGACAG TGAGGTGTCAGAGTACTCCTTGCCAAAACTATTGGAAGCTTTACAGCTGACACATAAAGAG TTTGTTGACCTATGTATCTTATTGGGCTGTGACTACTGTGATAAGATTCGGGGCCTCGGGCCAAGTCGAGCACTAAAGCTTATAAAGGAGCATCATACAATAGAGGGTGTGATGGAACACGTCAACAGAAAG acacaccctaTCCCTTCTAACTGGGATTACAAGGCTGCCCGCAAGCTGTTTTTTGAAAAGCCACAAATTGATGCCCCTGTACTGGCTTGGAATGAGCCTGATGAAGAGGGCCTGGTGCAGTTCCTATGCCAGGAGAAACCTTTGAA ggAAATAAAAGTGCGGGGACGCATTCAGAAGTTTCGTGAGTCTCTCTTAAAGAGAAGGAAACAGAGGGAGGTGGATGACAAGATGGGGCCAACTAGACAGTCACGTCTTGAGGAATTTTTCCCTGCAGCACGGAGGAGAAAG GCAGAGTCTACAGTTGTTGGAAGATCTGGTGGCACAAAACGATTAAAGACTAAATAA